In a genomic window of Styela clava chromosome 11, kaStyClav1.hap1.2, whole genome shotgun sequence:
- the LOC120348094 gene encoding uncharacterized protein LOC120348094: MKMTKTKDKKKKKLETQESDYPDKINPFGSGEKLSKNRNKKKDKETNPFLMKPTKSTKKREKAEKKELKKEQKREKKEVKKNAKGKKAESKNTEIPKIDLGTETDNVPESNPTCGISTKDTNNVITPRQIGTIGSYDPPMRDSKKEPLFSRDAQVSRTLDGRSPTRHEQPSPILPNKRILELKTSRERGTSQNASLPDLTHKPHYQYRPTKSNSNQNMKEIGTTGTRDTTPLPPPKQRPVSLEVQSSLNPNKWSPVIENRSPSPLIPRPHTEDSDVKMYRTASISKKGKDKKKKKRLKKLLKKKKKKGGKSNDVIEEQGATEQVVMRRPKVHDIETLRREAEEVKEIARTSIINMVEQRNSALDRLTANTAQLEEFAHGFATCAQEARLKQQARVTCCGIGSKWKVCWYICACQGKIKRRKRKQQKNGKAIPEAEELLEDDDYYRPANTESSRVKQENEIDAQVETNPFLSKSNSPTVSYSQDGNKEQSQQQSNTLKSKLLKLPKTLRGSLPSLVDDYPPPGRSLRSMANIDPRERKSSSVSALHEIVKKRGKKERLKRDILEEEARDELPPMSRPLSYLSNIDPRQRKSSSVSALNEIKKSRAEKRREEKEKKEKLQQREKREKDIDKFASQYTDEATKKKVAELLKLDLS; the protein is encoded by the exons atgaaaatgaCGAAAACGAAagataaaaagaagaaaaagttgGAAACTCAAGAATCAGATTATCCTGATAAAATAAATCCTTTCGGATCGGGAGAAAAATTAAGTAAAAATAGAAACAAGAAAAAGGATAAAGAGACAAATCCTTTTTTAATGAAACCAACAAAAAGCACAAAAAAGAGAGAAAAGGCAGAAAAGAAAGAACTTAAAAAAGAGCAGAAACGAGAGAAAAAGGAAGTCAAAAAGAACGCAAAAGGAAAAAAGGCAGAATCAAAGAACACTGAAATTCCAAAAATAGACTTGGGTACAGAGACAGACAACGTTCCAGAAAGTAATCCTACTTGTGGAATAAGTACTAAAGACACTAACAATGTCATAACACCGCGACAGATTGGCACTATTGGTTCATACGATCCTCCAATGCGTGACTCAAAAAAGGAACCACTGTTTTCCAGAGACGCTCAAGTGTCTAGAACTTTAGATGGCCGTAGCCCTACTAGACACGAACAGCCGTCCCCCATCCTACCAAATAAACGAATACTGGAATTAAAAACAAGTCGAGAACGTGGAACAAGTCAAAATGCATCATTGCCGGATTTAACACACAAACCCCATTATCAGTATCGACCTACCAAGTCAAATAGTAATCAAAATATGAAAGAAATTGGCACAACGGGAACGCGAGATACGACGCCTCTTCCACCTCCAAAACAGCGTCCAGTGTCTCTGGAAGTTCAATCATCGCTCAATCCCAACAAATGGAGTCCCGTGATAGAAAACAG GTCACCATCACCTCTTATTCCTCGTCCACACaccgaagatagtgacgtaaaAATGTATCGAACAGCCTCAATAAGTAAGAAAGGGAAagataaaaagaagaaaaaaagattgaaaaaacttttaaagaaaaaaaagaaaaagggcGGGAAATCAAACGATGTGATAGAAG aaCAAGGTGCCACAGAACAAGTTGTGATGAGAAGGCCAAAAGTTCATGACATTGAGACTCTTAGAAGAGAAGCGGAGGAAGTGAAAGAGATAGCAAG GACGAGCATCATAAATATGGTGGAACAACGAAATTCAGCGTTAGACAGACTTACTGCGAACACGGCACAGCTTGAAGAATTTGCTCATGGTTTTGCTACG TGTGCCCAAGAAGCAAGATTAAAACAGCAAGCCCGCGTAACATGCTGTGGAATAGGAAGTAAATGGAAAGTTTGCTGGTACATTTGCGCTTGTCAAGGGAAAATAAAAAGGCGGAAACGCAAACAACAGAAAAATGGAAAAG CAATTCCAGAGGCAGAGGAGCTTCTAGAAGACGATGATTACTATAGACCGGCAAACACTGAAAGTTCCAGGGTAAAACAAGAAAACGAAATAGACGCCCAGGTCGAAACGAATCCATTTTTGTCAAAATCTAACTCACCGACTGTTTCATATTCGCAAGATGGCAACAAGGAGCAATCACAGCAGCAGTCTAATACATTAAAAAGCAAGTTGTTGAAATTACCTAAAACACTCCGTGGATCGTTACCTAGTCTTGTTGATGACTACCCACCACCAGGAAGATCATTGAG gaGCATGGCCAACATTGACCCACGCGAGAGGAAGTCGTCATCTGTTAGCGCGCTGCACGAAATCGTCAAGAAAAGGGGGAAAAAAGAAAGGTTGAAACGAGACATATTAGAGGAGGAAGCCCGGGACGAACTTCCACCAATGTCGAGACCACTGAG TTATCTATCCAACATCGATCCTCGACAGCGAAAATCTTCATCGGTGAGTGCGCTGAACGAAATCAAGAAATCGAGAGCGGAGAAAAGGAGAgaagagaaagaaaaaaaagaaaaactgcAGCAAAGAGAAAAACGAGAAAAAGACATTGATAAATTTGCGTCACAATACACTGATGAAGCGACCAAAAAGAAAGTCGCAGAGTTGTTGAAATTAGACTTATCGTAA